The Rhizobium leguminosarum genome includes a region encoding these proteins:
- a CDS encoding DUF1465 family protein produces the protein MSEVGLNTISFAGRAAASSQFKALYAEGMSLVEETAAYLDGQGRAASKVLPRMASVLYAAESMRLTTRLMQMASWLLLQRAVNNGEMSRDQVLAEKNKVRLDGFNVDRAAPGWGDLPESFRDLVERSLRLQNRIALLDREIYRPSEAVIVHDNQNSVQAQLSLLQTAFGNN, from the coding sequence ATGTCGGAAGTTGGATTGAACACGATCAGTTTTGCAGGTCGCGCCGCTGCATCTTCGCAGTTCAAGGCACTGTATGCGGAAGGCATGTCGCTGGTCGAAGAGACCGCCGCCTATCTCGACGGTCAGGGCCGCGCCGCTTCCAAGGTTCTGCCGCGGATGGCCTCGGTTCTCTACGCCGCGGAATCGATGCGTCTCACCACCCGCCTCATGCAGATGGCCTCCTGGCTGCTGTTGCAGCGCGCCGTCAACAATGGCGAAATGTCTCGCGATCAGGTGCTGGCTGAAAAGAACAAGGTTCGCCTCGACGGCTTCAACGTCGACCGCGCCGCGCCCGGCTGGGGCGACCTGCCGGAATCCTTCCGCGACCTCGTCGAACGCTCGCTGCGTCTGCAGAACCGCATTGCCCTGCTCGACCGCGAGATCTACCGCCCGTCCGAAGCGGTGATCGTTCACGATAATCAGAACAGCGTCCAGGCCCAGCTTTCCCTGCTGCAGACTGCCTTCGGCAACAACTGA
- the rpmE gene encoding 50S ribosomal protein L31, giving the protein MKAGIHPEYHMIKVVMTDGTEYETRSTWGSEGAVMNLEIDSKSHPAWTGGNQQLMDRGGRVSKFNKRFGGLGL; this is encoded by the coding sequence ATGAAAGCAGGCATCCATCCCGAATATCACATGATCAAGGTGGTCATGACCGATGGCACTGAGTACGAAACCCGCTCGACCTGGGGTTCGGAAGGCGCTGTCATGAACCTCGAAATCGATTCCAAGTCGCATCCGGCCTGGACCGGCGGCAACCAGCAGCTCATGGACCGCGGTGGCCGCGTCTCCAAGTTCAACAAGCGTTTCGGCGGCCTCGGCCTCTAA